From the genome of Saccharomyces eubayanus strain FM1318 chromosome X, whole genome shotgun sequence, one region includes:
- the JEM1 gene encoding Jem1p: protein MILITGCCLLLYSLILPTLISASKSCNLAELQRLNKHLKVDTESLTKYQWIAGQLERNCLTAEPKSEDMTDVIRLANQIYYKIGLIQMSNDQHLRAIDLFEKIVSNETYKDSFGKLAEKRLQELYIDFGMWGKVHQKDERYSKYLSLNETIGKKLQSRDVSVEEDLSELLRITPYNINVLSTHIDVLFHKLAEEIDVSLAASIILDYETVLDKHLAVLSLDTRLTIHYVISVLQTFVLNSDASFNLRKCLSIDMDNEKCKRLSLTISKLNKVNPSKRQILDPAIYAFEEAGSTNWDKTIDFYLKDKKPFIAQKKALNRDIAFKNNYSFLQEIIKQLIVDVQVLRPLTANLFEDPSNTDNVVKPNSYFHTDYLVYIDSILCQASTTSLDAKRAKMAAPFCKTVLKQSLTLETWNYYQDAKSQQKRLPETILDDVWNSNPHLVMYMINSILNKNKSKPHSQPKKQLLDQINKFFQDNGLSESTNPYVIKNIRLLQKQLQTYKEQKHRNFNQQYFQQQQQQQQQQRHQAPPPGVSHNPQKDYYKILGVAPGATSKEIRKAYLNLTKKYHPDKIKANHNDKEETIHETMSQINEAYETLSDDDKRKDYDFSRSNPRRNTFAQGPRQNNMFKNPGNGFPFGNGFKMNFGF, encoded by the coding sequence ATGATACTGATTACAGGCTGTTGTCTTCTACTCTATAGTCTTATTTTACCAACACTGATATCGGCCTCTAAATCATGTAACTTAGCGGAGTTGCAACGACTGAACAAGCATTTGAAAGTAGACACTGAGTCGCTGACCAAGTACCAATGGATCGCAGGCCAGTTGGAACGAAATTGTCTAACAGCGGAACCAAAAAGCGAGGATATGACAGATGTCATCAGGCTAGCCAACCAGATATACTACAAGATTGGGCTGATACAGATGTCTAATGATCAACACCTGAGGGCCATTGACCTGTTCGAAAAAATTGTCTCCAATGAAACCTATAAGGACTCCTTTGGAAAGCTTGCCGAGAAGAGGCTGCAAGAGCTTTACATTGATTTCGGTATGTGGGGGAAAGTGCATCAGAAAGATGAAcgttattcaaaatatctcTCGTTGAATGAAACTATTGGAAAGAAACTACAATCCAGAGATGTTTCTGTCGAGGAGGATCTCTCAGAGCTACTTCGAATTACGCCATATAATATAAACGTCCTATCTACCCATATTGATGTTCTTTTCCATAAATTGGCTGAAGAGATTGACGTTTCGTTAGCAGCATCTATTATTTTGGATTATGAAACTGTCCTTGACAAGCATCTAGCCGTCTTAAGCCTAGACACAAGGCTTACCATTCATTATGTTATATCAGTTTTACAAACTTTTGTGCTTAACTCTGATGCGTCCTTTAATCTAAGAAAGTGCTTATCCATTGATATGGATAATGAGAAATGTAAACGTCTAAGTTTAACTATCTCCAAATTAAACAAAGTGAATCCATCCAAAAGACAAATCCTAGATCCAGCGATATATGCTTTTGAGGAAGCAGGATCTACGAACTGGGATAAGACTATAGATTTTTATCTAAAGGATAAAAAGCCATTTATTgctcaaaaaaaagctctTAACAGAGATAttgctttcaaaaataattactCATTTTTGCAAGAAATTATCAAGCAATTGATTGTTGACGTTCAAGTATTAAGACCTTTGACAGCAAATTTATTTGAGGATCCATCAAACACCGACAATGTTGTCAAACCAAACTCCTACTTCCATACTGACTACCTAGTCTATATTGACTCCATCCTTTGTCAGGCTTCTACAACGAGTTTGGACGCCAAGAGAGCTAAAATGGCTGCTCCATTTTGCAAAACCGTTTTAAAACAATCACTAACCCTAGAAACATGGAATTACTACCAGGATGCGAAGTCTCAACAAAAACGTCTTCCTGAAACAATATTAGACGATGTATGGAACTCCAATCCTCATTTGGTAATGTATATGATAAATTCAatcttgaacaaaaataagTCTAAACCACATTCTCAGCCCAAAAAACAGCTACTAGatcaaataaacaaattttttcaagacaaTGGCCTTTCCGAGTCAACCAATCCATACgtgataaaaaatattcgtTTACTACAGAAACAACTACAAACTTATAAAGAGCAAAAGCATCGGAATTTCAACCAGCAATACttccaacaacagcaacagcaacagcaacagcaacgaCACCAAGCGCCACCACCAGGAGTTAGCCATAACCCTCAAAAGGATTATTACAAGATTCTTGGAGTAGCACCTGGTGCTACTTCTAaagaaataagaaaagCGTACCTGAATCTGaccaaaaaatatcatccGGATAAAATAAAGGCAAATCATAATGACAAAGAGGAAACCATTCACGAAACCATGTCCCAAATCAATGAGGCCTACGAAACGCTTAGTGATGACGATAAAAGGAAAGATTATGATTTCTCCAGATCCAATCCTCGTCGAAACACATTCGCCCAAGGACCTAGACAGAATAACATGTTTAAAAATCCGGGAAATGGATTTCCGTTTGGAAACGGCTTTAAGATGAATTTTGGGTTCTGA
- the PSF2 gene encoding DNA replication protein PSF2 — protein MALPAHLQQTFSPEEIQFIVENEPIKIFPRITTRQKIYGNDGGVKNQIPSRWQLITTDDKALNNMVAMRSTEVVLWVALLLKQQSKCSIVAPQWLTTKELDRKIKYEKAHPDRFSELPWNWLILARILFSKAKDDFHDPVHELRGRIQDLREMRQVKVLKGLKYLNESHLQLDNLSLLEINELRPFITDIMDKLREIHSASLTAGAENEEEDFNI, from the coding sequence ATGGCATTACCAGCACACCTGCAGCAGACCTTTTCGCCAGAAGAAATACAGTTTATTGTGGAGAATGAGCCCATAAAGATTTTTCCCAGAATAACGACACGCCAAAAGATTTATGGAAATGACGGAGGAGTGAAAAACCAGATACCCAGTCGCTGGCAGCTCATTACGACAGATGATAAGGCTTTAAATAATATGGTGGCAATGCGTTCCACAGAAGTGGTCCTTTGGGttgctcttcttttgaagcAGCAATCCAAGTGTAGTATTGTAGCACCACAGTGGTTAACGACAAAAGAGCTTGATAGAAAGATAAAGTATGAAAAGGCCCATCCAGATAGATTCAGTGAGTTGCCGTGGAACTGGCTTATTTTGGCACGTATACTCTTCAGTAAAGCTAAGGATGATTTCCATGATCCTGTTCACGAATTACGCGGTAGAATTCAAGATTTAAGAGAGATGAGGCAGGTTAAAGTATTAAAAGGTcttaaatatttgaatgaGTCGCATTTGCAATTAGACAATCTCAGTCTGTTAGAAATAAATGAGCTGAGGCCGTTCATCACTGACATCATGGATAAGTTAAGAGAGATTCATTCTGCATCTCTTACTGCTGGTGCTGAAAAcgaggaagaagatttcaatATTTGA
- the ARG2 gene encoding acetyl-CoA:L-glutamate N-acetyltransferase, translated as MWKHIFSHGLKYNQPNASSKNLILSVLNSTATKREAKDYLSKYTNRDGQRNHCLFFIRDLHEIAPAILSQLSSVIKRLGMLGLRPMFVIPPSPSHVNKQAELLDRIVTGADLRPLHLKEGLTKSFTGLYHSVFSQQGQFPDIANSNVIPIVKPFVYNEETASEFMTKDVVKFMNCLCQGDIPHIDKFFILNSTGGIPSGERNDNAHVFINLSQEFKHLSSLLSRDISTLEKREPRSQNLLHRMELHVKKDEISSLESECHDHLEDLLLMNTVLSNLAPTATGLITTTKNAALSSDRKNPLVYNLLTDRSLISSSLPRFKKNSNETSSSTNLSDEHEWYELPSEPVNATPPNADAVLVTTVFKKGVHIKTYDYETLTQFNSIGLPEEFYIPETGDEPTTNIPKLDINKFKTIIDQSFARSLDVHDYLNRINGRIATVIVIGDYEGIAILTYEGSKENRFVYLDKFAVLPHLKGSLGISDIIFNLMFKKFPNEVLWRSRKDNVVNKWYFQRSVAVLDLSVDLDPEHNDKQQSQFKLFYYGNPQYADKALHDKARLREFMKSVRDIKPSWHK; from the coding sequence aTGTGGAAGCATATCTTTTCGCATGGGCTCAAGTATAATCAACCAAATGCATCTTCGAAAAACCTGATCCTGTCTGTTCTCAATTCGACAGCTACAAAACGAGAGGCCAAGGACTACCTCTCCAAATATACAAATAGAGATGGCCAACGCAACCACTgcttatttttcatcaggGACCTGCATGAAATCGCGCCTGCGATTTTATCACAGCTCTCAAGTGTCATAAAGAGACTGGGGATGCTAGGTTTACGTCCCATGTTTGTGATCCCACCTTCGCCATCGCACGTGAACAAACAAGCAGAGTTACTTGACCGGATTGTTACAGGTGCCGATCTAAGGCCCCTTCACCTCAAAGAGGGGTTAACCAAATCTTTCACTGGGTTATATCATTCTGTCTTCTCACAACAGGGTCAGTTCCCTGATATCGCAAATTCGAATGTTATACCAATTGTTAAGCCTTTTGTGTATAATGAAGAGACAGCGTCTGAATTTATGACTAAAGATGTCGTGAAATTTATGAATTGCCTGTGCCAGGGAGATATCCCACATATTGAcaaattcttcattctGAATAGCACTGGTGGCATACCATCGGGCGAAAGAAATGATAACGCTCACGTATTCATTAATCTTTCACAAGAATTCAAGCatttatcttcattattgTCTCGTGATATTAGCACTTTGGAAAAGCGAGAACCACGCTCACAAAATTTACTACACAGAATGGAGCTACATGTTAAAAAGGACGAAATATCCTCCTTAGAATCCGAATGCCATGATCATTTAGAAGACCTGTTACTGATGAACACCGTTTTATCAAATCTAGCGCCTACAGCAACCGGACTGATCACTACTACCAAAAATGCTGCATTGTCCTCGGACAGGAAAAATCCATTAGTGTACAATCTACTTACAGACCGATCATTGatctcttcatctttaccaagattcaaaaaaaacagcaatgAAACGAGCTCATCAACTAATCTGTCGGATGAACATGAATGGTATGAATTACCATCTGAGCCGGTGAACGCAACTCCTCCCAATGCAGATGCCGTCTTGGTGACGActgtttttaaaaaaggtGTCCATATAAAGACTTATGATTATGAGACGCTAACTCAGTTTAACTCTATCGGCCTCCCTGAGGAATTTTATATACCCGAGACAGGAGACGAGCCTACAACCAACATCCCTAAGTTGGATATCaataaattcaaaacaatCATCGATCAGAGCTTTGCTAGGTCTCTGGATGTCCACGACTACTTGAATAGAATCAATGGACGAATAGCTACGGTCATTGTTATCGGCGACTACGAAGGTATTGCCATTCTAACGTACGAAGGCTCCAAAGAGAACagatttgtttatttagaTAAGTTTGCTGTTCTACCGCATCTTAAGGGCTCATTGGGTATATCTGATATAATCTTTAATTTGAtgtttaaaaaatttcccAATGAAGTACTATGGAGAAGCAGGAAAGACAATGTGGTGAACAAGTGGTACTTCCAACGTAGCGTTGCTGTGCTAGATTTGTCGGTGGATTTAGATCCCGAACATAATGACAAACAACAAAGTCAGTTTAAGTTATTTTACTACGGTAACCCCCAATACGCTGATAAAGCTTTACACGATAAAGCTCGTTTAAGAGAATTCATGAAATCTGTTAGAGACATTAAACCAAGCTGGCATAAGTAA
- a CDS encoding metallo-dependent hydrolase superfamily protein codes for MQAVERRPSLLFDEYQNSITKPNETKNKEAKNNSTASPSKLKQKEISVDDMDMISLPTDFDRQMDLGSPMFFDPEDEENKIDPIPSISHHYGNIDDGSFVPSYLPSNLKIDQNVKDLFANPFELVSQMRKRYITTSKQDGVSNIKNDLQNWFLYPKPLPKFWKFEDDKRLQDPSDSDLNEGGDNTAAGAITPHHHGYYYPSYFTDHYYYAKSDPKEKGKVKVPYTGEYFDLNHYKEQYVSHLNKQKDKQYSSLCPNSSEEEPQEEEYLTDVPTFQEFRDDFAYVIELVQSHKFNDISRKRLSYLLDKFELFQYLNSKREILANKNVPYRDFYNSRKVDRDLSLSGCISQRQLSEYIWEKINLEPDRIVYQDAETSKKFTLCDIFQFGCSADDLPIAVGLKLIDDEFLDWYKNVYLIDYHLTPNKSANLNGKEMRFFLLAKVFLEFDNFIEGEYLAEIFIKYVIHILEKSKYQLAQISVSFQFYSDGKDWYKKFSQWLLRWKLVSYNVRWNIQIPRIFPKLFKENVVSNFQEFLDLIFNSLFDLEKNETMDSSVDSDTIGVQFFLSNVCSMDLVIKESDEYYWKEFTDVNCKPKFWTAQGDNPTVAHYMYYIYKNLSKLNFLRSQNLQNTIILRNYCSPLSSRTSQFGVDLFFTDQIESLVCNLLLSNGGLLQVEPLWDTASMIQYLFYLFQIPILAAPLSSVSLLNSEKSSTLNHKSILLESDYLKDQASTKINPSRDITIDEQRSYETNPFMKMFRMGLKVSLSSKSILYNSSYTLEPLIEEYSVAASIYLLNPTDLCELSRTSVLSSGYEGWYKAHWIGVGVKEASFFEENVGGIDIWYDTAEDTSIKHNVPMIRRRYRKETLDQEWSFIQDHFGTFNSIW; via the coding sequence ATGCAAGCGGTAGAAAGAAGACCTTCGCTGCTCTTTGACGAATATCAGAACTCCATCACTAAGCCTAATGAGACGAAGAATAAAGAGGCCAAGAACAACAGTACTGCTTCCCCATCTAAATTAAAGCAGAAGGAGATTTCTGTGGATGATATGGATATGATTTCATTGCCCACGGACTTCGACAGGCAAATGGATTTAGGCTCGCCCATGTTTTTCGATCCTGAGGATGAAGAGAATAAAATTGATCCGATTCCTTCGATATCGCATCATTATGGAAACATCGACGATGGTAGTTTCGTTCCCTCATATTTACCCTCAAATTTAAAGATTGATCAAAATGTCAAGGACCTCTTTGCTAATCCATTTGAGTTGGTCTCTCAAATGAGGAAAAGATATATCACTACCTCTAAACAAGATGGCGTTTCCAATATCAAGAACGACTTACAAAACTGGTTCTTATATCCTAAGCCTTTACCcaagttttggaaatttgaagatgacaaACGTTTACAAGACCCCTCAGACTCGGATTTGAACGAGGGTGGGGACAATACTGCGGCAGGAGCCATCACACCGCATCATCATGGGTACTACTACCCAAGTTACTTTACCGATCACTATTATTATGCAAAGTCGGATCCGAAGGAGAAAGGTAAAGTGAAAGTGCCATATACTGGTGAGTATTTCGATTTAAATCATTATAAAGAACAGTATGTGTCCCATttaaacaaacaaaaggaTAAACAATATTCCTCTTTGTGTCCTAATTCTAGTGAAGAAGAGCCACAGGAGGAAGAATACTTGACAGATGTGCCTACATTCCAAGAGTTTAGGGACGATTTTGCATACGTCATAGAATTAGTTCAATCCCATAAGTTTAATGACATTTCACGAAAGAGGTTATCTTATTTATTAGACAAATTTGAATTGTTTCAGTACCTAAATtctaaaagagaaattttaGCGAACAAAAATGTTCCCTACAGAGATTTTTATAATTCTCGTAAGGTAGACAGAGATTTATCTTTAAGCGGTTGCATTTCTCAACGTCAACTTAGCGAATATATCTGGGAGAAAATAAACTTAGAACCTGACAGAATAGTATATCAAGACGCGGaaacatcaaaaaaattcacaTTGTGTGATATCTTTCAGTTTGGCTGCTCTGCCGATGATCTGCCTATTGCGGTTGGGTTGAAGTTGATTGATGACGAATTCCTGGACTGGTATAAAAATGTCTATCTAATAGACTATCATTTAACTCCTAACAAATCAGCAAATCTGAACGGTAAAGAAATGAGGTTTTTTCTACTGGCCAAAgtctttcttgaatttgataaCTTCATTGAAGGTGAGTATCTTGcagaaatttttataaaatACGTTATCCACATCCtggaaaaatcaaagtaTCAATTGGCCCAGATATCCGTTAGTTTCCAATTTTATTCTGATGGTAAGGATTGgtataaaaaattttcacaGTGGTTGTTGCGATGGAAGCTGGTATCATATAACGTTCGCTGGAACATACAAATTCCTAGAATCTTTCCTAAGTTATTCAAGGAAAATGTTGTCTCTaatttccaagaatttttggatctaatattcaattctttatttgatctggaaaaaaatgaaacgaTGGATTCATCAGTGGATAGTGATACCATTGGCGTCcagtttttcttatcaaaCGTTTGTTCTATGGACTTAGTCATTAAGGAATCCGATGAATATTACTGGAAAGAATTTACTGACGTGAATTGTAAGCCAAAGTTTTGGACTGCACAAGGCGATAATCCTACTGTTGCACACTACATGTATTATATTTACAAGAATTTATCAAAGTTGAATTTCTTAAGGTcacaaaatcttcaaaatacaATCATTTTAAGAAACTATTGTTCGCCGTTATCTAGCAGAACTTCTCAATTTGGCGtagatttatttttcacagACCAAATAGAGTCGTTGGTGTGCAACCTACTACTTTCTAACGGCGGGTTATTACAGGTGGAGCCACTTTGGGATACGGCATCAATGATTCAATATCTATTTtacctttttcaaattcctATTCTAGCTGCTCCATTATCGTCTGTGTCGCTATtaaattctgaaaaatcTTCCACCTTAAATCATAAAAGCATTCTCCTCGAAAGCgattatttgaaagatcAAGCCTCCACCAAGATCAACCCTTCTAGAGATATTACTATTGACGAGCAAAGGTCATATGAAACAAACCCTTTTATGAAAATGTTTAGAATGGGATTAAAGGTTTCTTTGTCGTCAAAGTCGATTCTTTATAATAGTTCCTATACGTTAGAACCTCTGATTGAAGAATACAGCGTTGCAGCGAGTATTTACTTACTTAATCCTACAGATTTATGTGAGTTGTCCAGAACGAGTGTGTTGTCTAGTGGATATGAAGGTTGGTATAAAGCTCACTGGATTGGTGTTGGAGTAAAAGAGGCCTCATTTTTTGAGGAAAATGTCGGTGGAATAGATATTTGGTATGATACAGCAGAAGATACTTCAATAAAACATAATGTCCCAATGattagaagaagatacaGGAAAGAGACATTGGATCAAGAATGGAGCTTCATTCAAGATCACTTTGGTACATTTAACTCCATATGGTAG
- the UTP18 gene encoding Utp18p, whose product MKKCNIKKFHLISSKDFWHFYVVLSYCISIVFSTTATMATTAMNVSVPPPDEEEQILAKFVFGDTTDLQENLAKFNADFIFNEQEMDIEDQGDEGADSDDGSDDGAQNGNLGQVNDDQLFFVDDGKDAQSKDKDAMDIDDEDDSSSDGYSDDDDEAAWVDSDDERIKVPILITNKTKKLRTSYNESIINGVHYINRLRSQFEKIYPRPKWVDDESDSELDEEEEDDEEGSNNVINGDINALTKILSTTYHYKDTLSNSKLLPSKKLDILRLKDANASHPSHSAIQSLSFHPSKPLLLTGGYDKTLRIYHIDGKTNHLVTSLHLVGSPIQTCTFYTTFSNQNEQKIFTAGRRRYMHSWDLSLENLTHSQTAKIEKFSRLYGHESTQKSFENFKMAHLQNAQTKSTHGIILLQGNNGWVNILHATSGLWLMGCKIEGVITDFCIDYQPISHNKFTTVLIAVNTYGEVWEFDLNNNGHVITRWKDQGGMGITKIQVGGGTTAISPAHQISKIKPNRWLAVGSESGFVNLYDRNNTLSSSTPTPIAALDQLTTTISSLQFSPDGQILCMASRAVKDALRLVHLPSCTVFSNWPTSGTPLGKVTSVTFSPTGELLAVGNEQGKVRLWKLNHY is encoded by the coding sequence atgaaaaaatgtaacataaaaaaatttcatctcatctcatcgaAGGACTTCTGGCACTTTTATGTGGTGTTGTCTTATTGTATCTCTATAGTATTTAGTACGACAGCAACGATGGCAACCACCGCAATGAACGTTAGCGTTCCCCCAccagatgaagaagaacaaatccTGGCCAAGTTTGTGTTTGGCGATACTACGGATTTACAAGAGAATCTAGCTAAGTTCAATGCcgatttcattttcaacgaacaagaaatggatATTGAAGACCAGGGAGATGAAGGTGCCGACTCGGACGATGGTAGCGATGATGGGGCGCAGAACGGTAACTTGGGCCAAGTTAATGACGATCAGCTGTTTTTTGTAGATGACGGCAAAGACGCTCAAAGTAAGGATAAAGACGCCATGGATATCGACGATGAGGACGACTCTTCAAGCGATGGCTACTccgacgacgatgacgaagCCGCCTGGGTAGACtcagatgatgaaagaattaaagTACCCATCCTCATCACTAATAAGACGAAGAAATTAAGAACCTCTTACAATGAATCTATAATTAATGGTGTTCACTATATCAACAGGTTGAGATCCCaatttgagaaaatatatCCAAGGCCCAAATGGGTGGATGACGAATCTGATTCGGAGctagacgaagaagaagaggacgatgaagaaggttCTAATAACGTCATTAACGGAGATATCAATGCACTAACAAAGATCCTATCCACCACTTATCATTATAAAGATACATTGTCAAATTCTAAATTATTGCCTTCCAAGAAGCTAGATATTTTACGTCTGAAAGATGCAAATGCTTCGCACCCATCCCACTCTGCTATACAGTCTCTTTCATTCCATCCTTCCAAGCCTTTGCTGTTGACTGGTGGGTATGACAAGACTTTAAGGATTTATCACATTGACGGAAAGACAAACCATCTAGTGACAAGTTTACATCTCGTTGGCTCCCCAATACAAACATGTACTTTCTATAccactttttcaaatcaaaatgaacaaaaaatatttacTGCTGGTAGAAGAAGGTATATGCATTCCTGGGATTTATCCCTAGAAAATTTAACTCATTCACAAACCGCTaaaattgagaaatttTCTAGACTATATGGGCATGAATCCACtcaaaaatcttttgaaaacttcaagaTGGCGCATTTGCAAAACGCACAGACTAAATCTACCCACGGCATCATCCTCTTACAAGGTAACAACGGTTGGGTGAATATTTTGCATGCTACCTCAGGGTTATGGTTAATGGGCTGTAAGATAGAAGGTGTAATAACCGACTTTTGTATTGATTATCAGCCGATTTCACATAATAAATTTACGACCGTTTTAATCGCAGTAAATACCTATGGTGAAGTGTGGGAATTTGACCTGAATAATAATGGCCATGTCATAACAAGATGGAAGGACCAAGGCGGTATGGGAATAACGAAGATTCAAGTAGGTGGTGGTACCACTGCTATTTCTCCAGCTCATCAAATAAGTAAGATAAAGCCAAACAGATGGCTTGCTGTGGGTAGTGAGAGTGGGTTCGTCAACCTGTACGACAGAAACAACACTTTGAGCTCCTCCACGCCCACGCCCATTGCTGCGTTAGACCAACTAACGACTACCATTTCGAGTTTACAATTCTCCCCCGACGGTCAAATACTATGCATGGCATCTCGCGCAGTCAAGGATGCATTGAGATTGGTCCACTTGCCCTCGTGTACTGTGTTCAGTAATTGGCCCACCAGTGGTACCCCCTTGGGTAAAGTCACTAGCGTCACATTCTCACCAACTGGTGAACTGCTGGCCGTGGGTAATGAACAAGGTAAAGTAAGGCTTTGGAAATTGAACCACTACTGA
- a CDS encoding S-formylglutathione hydrolase translates to MNVNVYLPKQYYAQDSSRSRPIPTVVYLSGLTCTPDNASEKAFWQFQADKYGFAMVFPDTSPRGDQVANDPEDSWDFGQGAGFYLNATQDPYAQHYQMYDYVHKELPQTLDAHFNKNAAAKLDFLDNVAITGHSMGGYGAICGYLKGYAERRYKSCSAFAPIVNPSNVPWGQKAFKGYLGDERAQWQAYDPCALIKNVKRVGDDRVLIHVGDEDPFLEKHLRPELLLEAAKSTSWENHVQVKKVHGFDHSYYFVSTFVPEHAEFHAKNLGLI, encoded by the coding sequence ATGAACGTCAATGTCTACCTGCCCAAGCAATACTATGCCCAGGATTCTTCAAGGAGCAGGCCCATTCCCACAGTGGTCTACCTTTCTGGTTTGACTTGCACTCCAGACAACGCCTCTGAGAAGGCGTTTTGGCAGTTCCAAGCTGACAAATATGGGTTTGCGATGGTTTTCCCAGATACCTCTCCCCGTGGTGACCAAGTCGCAAATGATCCTGAAGATTCGTGGGACTTTGGGCAGGGTGCAGGGTTCTACCTCAACGCCACCCAGGATCCGTACGCCCAACATTACCAGATGTACGACTATGTCCACAAGGAGCTACCACAAACGCTGGATGCACACTTCAACAAGAACGCCGCCGCTAAGCTGGACTTCCTGGATAACGTGGCCATCACAGGCCATTCGATGGGCGGGTACGGTGCCATCTGCGGGTACTTGAAGGGCTATGCTGAAAGAAGATACAAGTCCTGTTCTGCATTCGCGCCCATCGTAAACCCTTCCAACGTTCCCTGGGGCCAAAAGGCGTTTAAGGGTTACCTAGGCGATGAAAGGGCACAATGGCAAGCTTACGATCCATGTGCGCTAATCAAGAATGTCAAGCGTGTGGGTGACGACAGGGTTTTGATCCATGTGGGGGACGAAGATCCCTTTTTAGAAAAACACTTGAGACCGGAATTGCTACTTGAGGCTGCAAAGTCTACTTCATGGGAAAACCATGTCCAAGTAAAAAAAGTGCACGGGTTTGATCACTCTTACTACTTCGTTAGCACTTTTGTTCCAGAACACGCTGAATTTCATGCCAAAAATTTGGGGTTGATCTAA
- the MPM1 gene encoding Mpm1p: MGFYQGDDDDTDTKTFNDKFIKDRKFATAPFWSLFPKLKDIDEDDDPLFPLPFKFNFKDFGDNAFAMASGIPTVKQFDKCQELKGQSAWTTQGIWKCLVPGQAIPPLPNLDFLLPLEDVQSDKSHSRGLFFNDFNLFLKWRSHMNKLQQQRTIKSAALEPVARTPEDLMLSWDDLHLSNDAEYATANGAKKIVGRAQSINTTRDSSDSKPNTVKTEKIYYDDGTVEITTTTTAKGSKPQVNHEVVSTDQDK; this comes from the coding sequence ATGGGGTTCTATCAAGgtgacgacgatgacaCCGACACCAAGACATTTAACGACAAGTTCATCAAAGACCGGAAGTTCGCCACGGCTCCCTTCTGGAGCCTCTTCCCCAAGTTGAAGGACATCGACGAGGACGATGACCCGCTCTTCCCGCTGCCCTTCAAGTTCAACTTCAAGGATTTTGGCGACAATGCCTTCGCCATGGCATCAGGAATTCCGACCGTGAAGCAGTTCGACAAGTGCCAGGAGCTAAAGGGCCAGTCCGCGTGGACAACCCAGGGCATTTGGAAGTGCCTAGTCCCCGGCCAAGCGATCCCTCCACTGCCCAACCTGGACTTCCTCTTGCCCCTGGAAGACGTCCAGTCAGACAAGTCGCATTCCCGTGGGCTGTTCTTCAACGACTTCaacctttttttgaaatggagATCGCACATGAACAAGCTGCAACAGCAAAGAACCATCAAGTCCGCTGCCCTGGAACCCGTGGCTAGGACCCCGGAGGACCTCATGTTGAGCTGGGACGACTTGCATTTGAGTAACGATGCTGAGTACGCAACTGCGAACGGGGCCAAGAAAATCGTCGGTAGGGCACAGTCCATCAACACTACTAGGGACTCCAGTGATTCAAAACCTAACACTGTCAAGACTGAGAAAATTTACTACGACGACGGCACCGTGGAGatcaccaccaccaccaccgccAAGGGTTCCAAGCCTCAGGTGAATCATGAAGTGGTGAGCACCGATCAAGACAAATAG
- the DLS1 gene encoding Dls1p — MNENTSSIETGVPPPCSLQLPVEKVQRIAKNDPEYMDTSDDAFVATAFATEFFIQVLTHESLQQQQRGQVPHPSDEITLSYDDVSATILKSTDGHLQFLNDVIPITKNLRLLVEENRVRYTTSVMPPNEVYSTYVMGETALKPNIVEIDLDNDEDDDEDVTDQE; from the coding sequence ATGAATGAGAACACTAGCAGTATAGAAACGGGGGTTCCACCGCCTTGTTCGCTCCAGCTGCCTGTGGAAAAAGTACAGAGGATAGCCAAGAATGATCCGGAATACATGGACACTTCAGACGACGCATTCGTAGCCACAGCGTTTGCTACCGAATTCTTCATTCAGGTTCTGACACATGAATCGttgcagcagcagcagcgcGGCCAAGTACCTCATCCTTCCGACGAGATCACGCTGTCGTACGACGACGTCTCCGCCACGATATTAAAGTCGACCGATGGCCATCTGCAGTTCTTGAACGATGTGATACCGATCACGAAGAACCTGAGGCTCCTAGTGGAGGAAAACAGAGTTAGGTACACCACGAGCGTCATGCCCCCCAATGAGGTGTACTCAACCTATGTGATGGGCGAGACGGCCTTGAAACCCAACATTGTCGAGATCGACCTTGAcaatgacgaagatgacgacgaagacgTAACGGACCAAGAGTAA